The Triticum aestivum cultivar Chinese Spring chromosome 7B, IWGSC CS RefSeq v2.1, whole genome shotgun sequence genome window below encodes:
- the LOC123159174 gene encoding transcription factor MYB20 gives MGRQPCCDKVGLKKGPWTAEEDQKLVGFLLTHGHYCWRVVPKLAGLLRCGKSCRLRWTNYLRPDLKRGLLSDEEQQLVIDLHAQLGNRWSKIAAQLPGRTDNEIKNHWNTHIKKKLRKMGIDPVTHRPLDQVPPRPAQQPPPPPPTTTAWQQQDGAEHCQQVEDEDVKAVPLIQPHEVTAPPPTASSNCSVSPASVVSPSCSSSAASGLEAAEWPEPMYLLGMDGIMDVGSGWDAGFVVPGGLSVDPFDHYYPDPAGFDQEAWL, from the exons ATGGGGAGGCAGCCGTGCTGCGACAAGGTGGGGCTGAAGAAGGGGCCGTGGACGGCGGAGGAGGACCAGAAGCTCGTCGGCTTCCTCCTCACCCACGGCCACTACTGCTGGCGCGTCGTCCCCAAGCTCGCAG GGCTGCTGAGGTGCGGGAAGAGCTGCAGGCTGAGGTGGACCAACTACCTGAGGCCCGACCTCAAGCGGGGGCTCCTCTCCGACGAGGAGCAGCAGCTCGTCATCGACCTGCACGCGCAGCTCGGCAACAG GTGGTCCAAGATCGCGGCGCAGCTGCCCGGGAGGACGGACAACGAGATCAAGAACCACTGGAACACCCACATCAAGAAGAAgctccgcaagatgggcatcgacccCGTCACCCACCGCCCGCTGGATCAAGTGCCCCCTCGTCCCGCgcaacagccgccgccgccgccgccgaccaccacCGCGTGGCAGCAGCAGGACGGCGCCGAGCACTGCCAGCAAGTGGAGGATGAGGACGTGAAGGCGGTCCCGCTGATCCAGCCGCACGAGGTCACGGCGCCACCGCCCACCGCAAGCAGCAATTGCTCTGTTTCCCCTGCCTCGGTCGTCTCGCCGTCCTGCTCCTCGTCCGCGGCGTCCGGTCTGGAGGCGGCGGAGTGGCCGGAGCCCATGTACCTCCTCGGCATGGATGGCATCATGGACGTTGGCTCGGGCTGGGACGCCGGCTTCGTCGTCCCCGGCGGCCTCAGCGTCGACCCGTTCGACCACTACTACCCGGACCCTGCAGGCTTCGATCAAGAAGCCTGGCTGTAA